Proteins encoded within one genomic window of Aquarana catesbeiana isolate 2022-GZ linkage group LG03, ASM4218655v1, whole genome shotgun sequence:
- the MRPL4 gene encoding large ribosomal subunit protein uL4m, which translates to MMLRGVLLSCSRGSGVRLLSSFSTEPLLPPNLILPPGLKDGPTKIHRPPVDLSQPVVRTCKIPVPSHLSPKPVWLESITNQDQEPQGLVHLHPDVFDIPPRIDILHQVVIWQKNYKRISYAKTKTRAEVRGGGKKPWAQKGSGRARQGSIRSPLWRGGGVAHGPRGPTSYYYMLPMKLRVLGLKMALTVKLAQYNLHIIDSTDISSPDPQYLVDLFNQRHWGESVLIVDLNEDMSENILSATADLKKITLIPAIGINVYSMLKYDTVLLTVRTVDFLEEKLLFQDMRYSSLYSFKYPYSDFP; encoded by the exons CTGCTGTCTTCCTTTTCAACTGAGCCTCTACTTCCACCCAACCTCATCCTGCCTCCGGGACTAAAAGATGGACCCACCAAAA TTCACCGGCCTCCTGTGGATTTGTCTCAGCCCGTCGTGAGAACGTGCAAGATACCAGTGCCCTCCCACCTGTCACCCAAACCAGTCTGGTTGGAGTCTATAACTAACCAAGATCAGGAACCGCAAGGGCTGGTGCACCTCCACCCCGATGTGTTTGACATCCCTCCGAG AATTGACATCCTTCACCAAGTCGTAATCTGGCAGAAAAACTACAAAAGGATT AGTTATGCCAAGACAAAGACGAGAGCGGAGGTCAGAGGAGGAGGGAAGAAGCCCTGGGCGCAGAAGGGAAGTGGACGAGCTCGGCAGGGAAGCATCCGGTCACCCCTGTGGAGAGGAG GTGGTGTAGCCCATGGTCCCCGTGGCCCCACAAGCTATTATTACATGTTGCCCATGAAGCTTCGAGTCCTGGGATTGAAGATGGCTTTGACTGTAAAACTTGCTCAG TATAACCTCCACATTATTGATTCCACTGACATTTCCAGCCCAGACCCTCAGTACCTCGTTGATCTCTTCAACCAGCGACATTGGGGAGAATCAGTACTTATTGTTGATCT CAATGAAGATATGTCTGAAAACATTCTCAGTGCAACTGCAGATTTGAAGAAGATCACCCTTATCCCAGCTATTG GTATAAATGTGTACAGTATGCTAAAATACGACACTGTCCTGTTAACGGTCAGAACTGTGGATTTCTTAGAAGAGAAACTGCTATTTCAAGATATGCGCTACTCCAGTCTGTACAGTTTCAAGTACCCTTACAGTGACTTCCCCTAA